Below is a genomic region from Syntrophorhabdales bacterium.
AGAAAGGAACCGGCGTGAGGCCCTTGTCGATGAGAGCGAGAATCAATCTCTTGAGGCAGGGCCAATAAAAGGTTGTGAATTGTTCATCGTTCATGAAACCAGCGGCTCCTCGATGGAGCGGCAGATATACCCGGTCAATGCCGCCTGACGCCGCAGCGGCAAGAGCCATCTCTATGGTCATGGGTTCGAGGAGTTCAACAGCAGCCCTCAGCTTGTCAGGCTGACGGTACATATCGAGCATCGAACCTTTCATACCCCGCAGACAATCAGAGACCCAGTCAAAGGCGCAGAACGTGACGCCATACGTGAAGAGTGGATACCCCATCTCCTTGAGATCGTCGCGGAGTTTCTGCTGCACGCGGTCCCACTTTGCTTTCTCTTCTCCGGCGCGCTTCAGTTGATCCATCAGCTTCTGCATCGCCGACATACCAGCAATCGTCGGCAATATACCCAGCAACGTGTAGCCGGTGCTCATCCAGGCTATGGGAGGAAGTTTTTCAAGGGGTTCAAGTATGGTCACCATGCGGGGCATCAGTCTGCGAATGGTAAAGTCCGCAGGGTCCTTCAGAAACTGATCGTATTCGTCAGCCAGCATGTACTCCCGTTCCACCCATTGATAGGCGCTGTTCTCGGGCAGATTGTAGCCGGGCCATTTGAAGGTCTTTATTCCCAGGAGTTCCATCACCGTGCCGGAACGGATGGCGTGCTGAAGGGGCGCCATATCCCAGTTATAGCGGCGCATCGATGCTTTCCACCCTTCAGCCATTTTTTCCAGATCGTACATTCCTTGCGCCAGGGTCAGGCCCGCGGAGCGAATAAAGAAGAGGTCGGTGGCGGTGACGATTGGCACCCTGTCCGGGCGCTTCAGGCTGATCGCATCTCTGACTCTCTTTTCCCGCGCCAGATAGAGCTTCTCATGTTCATTCACCGCTGCATCTCCTCTGCGCTGTCAGGCCCCGCTACTTACTCCAGTTAGGCCTCGGATAGACCAGTTTTCCACCCGCCGCGTCTTTCGGCCAGATCACTTCGTTCTTTCCGTCTCTCGTCTGCACAGTAAAATTAAAAGGCGCAGGTAAGCCTTTCGCATCGAACTTTACCGCCTTCCCGTAGGGCAGATCAAAAGGCCGCGAGCGCAGGTAGTCTCTTATCTTCGTGTCATCCAGGGTATTCGCACCCTTCACACCCTGCTCAAGGGTGTACATCCAGCAGTAACCAATGGCAAAGAAATCGGGTGGCACAGGCAGGTTCAGCTTTGTTTTCGCTGCCTCCCGTATTCTGTCATTACCCGCGTAGGAAAGACCCTGCGGGAAGAAACTATTTGCAAGCACATAATCCCCGTCGGGACCCAGTTCCTTGAACCACGCGGGTATCCTTGATGCGAGTATGTTCCAGATGATCTTTGGATTATACCGCTGCGCTTTGGCAGAACGCATGATCATCACCATGTCATCAAAAAGGCTCTGGCAAATGAGGTATTCGCCTCCCCTGCCTTTTGCTTTGGCCACCAGGGGTGTTGCATCACTCAAGGGAAGATTGTAGGTCTCGTTCACAGTGACTTTTACGCCGCGGTCCTCGAGAGCTTTTACCACCGCGGGCACAGCCGAGAGGCCGATCACGT
It encodes:
- a CDS encoding amino acid ABC transporter substrate-binding protein, with translation MKRGLATALLVAVFTLFFAAGAFSQPAKTSAPSGEPIKIGGSLPLTGIASEQAKWIKAGYEAWAEDVNKRGGLLGRQVKLIMYDDESNADKAVTYYERAITMDKVDLVFGGYPGTANVALMPLMEKYKKVFVGMGGHGKSFEQGYTYSFASPPQMGEWSYLSVAGLLDDLIPKKDWPKTAALLTMNNVIGLSAVPAVVKALEDRGVKVTVNETYNLPLSDATPLVAKAKGRGGEYLICQSLFDDMVMIMRSAKAQRYNPKIIWNILASRIPAWFKELGPDGDYVLANSFFPQGLSYAGNDRIREAAKTKLNLPVPPDFFAIGYCWMYTLEQGVKGANTLDDTKIRDYLRSRPFDLPYGKAVKFDAKGLPAPFNFTVQTRDGKNEVIWPKDAAGGKLVYPRPNWSK
- a CDS encoding uroporphyrinogen decarboxylase family protein, with translation MNEHEKLYLAREKRVRDAISLKRPDRVPIVTATDLFFIRSAGLTLAQGMYDLEKMAEGWKASMRRYNWDMAPLQHAIRSGTVMELLGIKTFKWPGYNLPENSAYQWVEREYMLADEYDQFLKDPADFTIRRLMPRMVTILEPLEKLPPIAWMSTGYTLLGILPTIAGMSAMQKLMDQLKRAGEEKAKWDRVQQKLRDDLKEMGYPLFTYGVTFCAFDWVSDCLRGMKGSMLDMYRQPDKLRAAVELLEPMTIEMALAAAASGGIDRVYLPLHRGAAGFMNDEQFTTFYWPCLKRLILALIDKGLTPVPFFEGEYTPRLRYLAELPPGKVLAHFDKIDRKKCKEMLGDVLCFWGNVPSSLFVTGTPEQVKDDVKALIDTFGDNGGLIVDASTTGPPPEARAENVEAMTEAVYAYGVY